In one window of Streptomyces roseofulvus DNA:
- a CDS encoding ComF family protein, with protein sequence MRGWWREISGLVLPGACEGCGVPRTGLCAGCAGALAGGGGRVRPVPEPAGLPVVHAAVPYEGAVRELLIAHKERGALGLAGALGRALARAVEAAVGGARERPLLLVPVPSSRRSVRARGHDPTRRVALAAAGRLRRAGASARVVPVLRQRRAVADQAGLGARGRWANVAGALEVVPGGGRLLAAGRVVLVDDLMTTGATLAEAARALGAVHRPFTSGAAGRSPRDSTQHEFEQRVAAVIASSPASFEINRNSSETWIVAGGER encoded by the coding sequence ATGCGGGGCTGGTGGCGCGAGATCTCCGGGCTGGTGCTGCCCGGTGCCTGCGAGGGCTGCGGGGTGCCTCGTACCGGGCTGTGCGCGGGGTGCGCGGGCGCGCTGGCCGGGGGAGGGGGCCGGGTGCGTCCCGTGCCGGAGCCGGCGGGGCTGCCGGTGGTGCACGCCGCCGTGCCGTACGAGGGGGCGGTACGCGAGCTGCTGATCGCCCACAAGGAGCGCGGCGCGCTGGGGCTCGCCGGGGCGCTGGGCAGGGCCCTCGCGCGGGCCGTGGAGGCCGCCGTGGGCGGCGCGCGGGAGCGACCGCTGCTGCTGGTGCCGGTGCCGTCCTCGCGGCGCTCGGTGCGGGCGCGGGGGCACGATCCGACGCGGCGGGTGGCGCTGGCCGCGGCCGGGCGGCTGCGGCGGGCGGGGGCGTCCGCGCGGGTGGTACCGGTGCTGCGGCAGCGGCGGGCCGTGGCGGACCAGGCGGGTCTCGGGGCGCGCGGCCGGTGGGCGAACGTGGCCGGGGCGCTGGAGGTGGTGCCGGGCGGCGGGAGGCTCCTGGCGGCCGGTCGGGTGGTCCTCGTGGACGACCTGATGACGACGGGCGCGACGCTCGCGGAGGCGGCGCGGGCCCTCGGGGCCGTACACCGTCCGTTCACTTCGGGAGCGGCGGGAAGATCCCCCCGGGATTCCACGCAGCACGAATTCGAACAGCGGGTGGCGGCTGTGATCGCATCATCTCCCGCTTCGTTCGAAATAAACCGGAACTCCTCAGAAACTTGGATCGTTGCAGGTGGTGAGAGGTGA
- a CDS encoding glycerophosphoryl diester phosphodiesterase membrane domain-containing protein: MNDSPGWNPPGSAPSDGQDGPAIPGPSAPPEQTASAPQWSKEQPPAGQWTTPTPGRPRPPAPGRAWGTPPHRGHGAPPAPKPGVIPLRPLGVGEILEASVAILRRYWRTVLAVTVPVAVVTQTALVFVQRYLATKPPTLHTDATPAEQLEALSAYLRASLSELAPTMLVSVGASVFISALLTVVVSRAVLGRPVTLSEAWREASPRLPQLLLLSLAVPLGAGALAFVAMLPGLLLGGAGGATLAFLGGTAAFVAIIWLLIRFSLASPALMLERQGIVPALKRSAKLVNGVWWRVFGITLLTQLLIMIFTMVLTIPFTAIAFTLDAAPSGSDLSWTYLIVMAVGGIASSALTYPVAAAVTVLLYVDQRIRREALDLELIKAAQTD, encoded by the coding sequence GTGAACGACTCTCCGGGCTGGAACCCGCCCGGATCCGCCCCCTCCGACGGCCAGGACGGCCCCGCGATCCCCGGGCCGTCCGCCCCGCCGGAGCAGACCGCATCCGCTCCCCAGTGGTCGAAGGAGCAGCCGCCCGCCGGCCAGTGGACCACCCCGACCCCGGGGCGCCCCCGGCCGCCGGCCCCCGGCCGGGCCTGGGGTACGCCGCCGCACCGCGGCCACGGAGCCCCGCCGGCCCCGAAGCCGGGCGTGATCCCGCTCCGCCCGCTGGGCGTCGGCGAGATCCTCGAGGCCTCGGTGGCGATCCTCCGCCGCTACTGGCGGACGGTGCTGGCCGTCACGGTCCCCGTGGCCGTGGTCACCCAGACCGCCCTCGTCTTCGTCCAGCGCTACCTCGCCACGAAGCCGCCCACCCTCCACACGGACGCCACCCCGGCGGAACAACTGGAGGCGCTCTCCGCGTACCTCCGGGCCTCCCTCAGCGAGCTGGCCCCGACGATGCTGGTCTCCGTGGGCGCCTCGGTCTTCATCAGCGCGCTGCTCACGGTCGTCGTCAGCCGCGCCGTCCTGGGCCGGCCGGTGACGCTCTCGGAGGCGTGGCGCGAGGCGAGCCCCCGACTCCCCCAGCTCCTGCTCCTCTCCCTGGCCGTGCCGCTGGGCGCGGGCGCCCTCGCCTTCGTGGCGATGCTCCCCGGCCTGCTGCTGGGCGGCGCCGGCGGTGCGACGCTCGCCTTCCTGGGCGGCACGGCCGCGTTCGTCGCCATCATCTGGCTGCTGATCCGCTTCAGCCTGGCCTCTCCGGCCCTGATGCTGGAGCGGCAGGGCATCGTCCCGGCACTGAAGCGCTCCGCGAAGCTGGTCAACGGCGTCTGGTGGCGGGTCTTCGGCATCACGCTGCTGACCCAGCTCCTCATCATGATCTTCACGATGGTCCTGACGATCCCGTTCACCGCAATCGCCTTCACTCTCGACGCCGCCCCCTCGGGCTCCGACCTCAGCTGGACGTACCTCATCGTCATGGCCGTCGGCGGCATCGCCAGCAGCGCCCTGACGTACCCCGTCGCGGCCGCCGTCACGGTCCTCCTCTACGTGGATCAGCGCATCCGCCGCGAGGCCCTGGACCTGGAACTCATCAAGGCCGCCCAGACCGACTGA
- the hpf gene encoding ribosome hibernation-promoting factor, HPF/YfiA family, with protein MDIVVKGRKTEVPERFRKHVAEKLKLEKIQKLDGKVISLDVEVSKEPNPRQADRSDRVEITLHSRGPVIRAEASAGDPYAALDLASDKLEARLRKQHDKRYTRRGSGRLSAAEVADVVPGVAQLNGQGELVADETGGEVPTTMMGSIEVRGEGPLVVREKTHKAAAMGLDQALYEMELVGHDFYLFVDAETKQPSVVYRRHAYDYGVIHLENDPLAENSGGAGGALGG; from the coding sequence GTGGACATCGTCGTCAAGGGCCGCAAGACAGAGGTGCCCGAGCGGTTCCGCAAGCACGTGGCCGAGAAGCTGAAGCTGGAGAAGATCCAGAAGCTCGACGGCAAGGTGATCAGCCTCGACGTCGAGGTGTCCAAGGAGCCCAACCCGCGGCAGGCCGACCGGTCCGACCGCGTGGAGATCACCCTCCACTCCCGAGGCCCGGTCATCCGGGCGGAAGCGTCGGCCGGCGACCCGTACGCGGCCCTCGACCTGGCCAGCGACAAGCTGGAGGCCAGGCTTCGCAAGCAGCACGACAAGCGTTACACCCGCCGGGGCAGCGGGCGGCTCTCCGCGGCGGAGGTCGCCGACGTCGTCCCCGGCGTCGCCCAGCTGAACGGGCAGGGCGAGCTCGTCGCCGACGAGACCGGCGGCGAGGTTCCCACCACGATGATGGGTTCGATCGAGGTCCGGGGCGAGGGCCCGCTGGTGGTCCGCGAGAAGACCCACAAGGCCGCCGCGATGGGGCTCGACCAGGCCCTCTACGAGATGGAGCTGGTCGGGCACGACTTCTACCTCTTCGTCGACGCCGAGACCAAGCAGCCCAGCGTCGTCTACCGGCGCCACGCCTACGACTACGGCGTCATCCATCTGGAGAACGACCCGCTCGCCGAGAACAGCGGCGGAGCGGGCGGCGCGCTCGGCGGCTGA
- the mtrA gene encoding two-component system response regulator MtrA has protein sequence MKGRVLVVDDDTALAEMLGIVLKGEGFEPSFVADGDKALAAFREAKPDLVLLDLMLPGRDGIEVCRLIRAESGVPIVMLTAKSDTVDVVVGLESGADDYIVKPFKPKELVARIRARLRRSEEPAPEQLTIGDLVIDVAGHSVKRDGQSIALTPLEFDLLVALARKPWQVFTREVLLEQVWGYRHAADTRLVNVHVQRLRSKVEKDPERPEIVVTVRGVGYKAGPS, from the coding sequence ATGAAGGGACGCGTTCTCGTCGTCGACGACGACACCGCACTGGCCGAGATGCTCGGGATCGTGCTCAAGGGTGAAGGGTTCGAGCCGTCGTTCGTCGCGGACGGCGACAAGGCTCTCGCCGCATTCCGGGAGGCCAAGCCGGACCTGGTGCTGCTGGACCTCATGCTGCCCGGACGGGACGGCATCGAGGTGTGCCGGCTCATCAGGGCCGAGTCGGGCGTGCCGATCGTGATGCTGACGGCCAAGAGCGACACCGTCGACGTCGTCGTGGGGCTGGAGTCCGGCGCCGACGACTACATCGTCAAGCCGTTCAAGCCGAAGGAGCTCGTCGCCCGCATCCGGGCGCGGCTGCGGCGCTCCGAGGAGCCCGCGCCGGAGCAGCTGACCATCGGTGACCTCGTCATAGACGTGGCCGGGCACTCCGTGAAGCGGGACGGGCAGTCGATCGCGCTGACGCCGCTGGAGTTCGACCTCCTCGTGGCGCTGGCCCGCAAGCCGTGGCAGGTGTTCACCCGCGAGGTGCTCCTGGAGCAGGTCTGGGGCTACCGGCACGCGGCCGACACCCGGCTGGTGAACGTGCACGTCCAGCGGCTGCGCTCGAAGGTCGAGAAGGACCCGGAGCGCCCCGAGATCGTGGTGACCGTCCGCGGTGTCGGCTACAAGGCGGGACCGAGCTGA
- a CDS encoding LpqB family beta-propeller domain-containing protein, whose product MSADARRRAGRGRSGRTLVLAACGGLLATGCATMPDSGEVQPVRGANPGDSQVRVYAVAPRENANPDDIVDGFLEAMTSDDPGFSTARKYLTARAAKSWKPEQSITVLSTAPDREPADRGADPEIQGRAYPISGRMIATVDARHAYRANSPVEYAQAIHVVEETAPNGKDKEWRIDSLPPGLVLGEADFLRNYRSVNKYYFASGEDWLVADPVYIRQRQDPVTRMDPVTQTVKALLEGPTHWLRPAVDSPFPSGTELRKGVTTLTTDDQSTLKVPLNVKADRFGGEVCRRLAAQLLVTLGDLPSVRVDQVELQDVTGGAVCRLGKGQAADFEVVRDTEQDETPYFVDDDGRMMALDPGGKDVVPPEAVPGPLGRGVVRLGSVAVARDGARAAGVSKDGASLHVASIAADQEQLPAVFRSSAAAGAAHEDRLSQPSWDGRGDLWVADRAKGHQRLVVVPDGTGKWIEVRTPWLTEDTRVESLRVSADGVRIALLITREGRTTLQIGRIERENGADEQVVSVEDLQAAAPRMESVSSVSWAGPSRLVVVGREAGGVQQIRYLQTDGSTSASSVLPGLNGVLGVAAPYKETEPLIAASGNDGIVRLMPGANWQPVVKSGTGPVYPG is encoded by the coding sequence GTGAGCGCTGACGCGCGACGGCGGGCGGGGCGGGGACGGAGCGGACGGACGCTGGTGCTCGCCGCCTGCGGCGGGCTCCTGGCGACGGGCTGCGCCACCATGCCGGACAGCGGTGAGGTCCAGCCGGTGCGGGGGGCGAACCCGGGGGACTCGCAGGTGCGGGTCTACGCGGTGGCGCCCCGGGAGAACGCGAACCCGGACGACATCGTCGACGGCTTCCTGGAGGCCATGACCAGTGACGACCCCGGTTTCTCGACCGCCCGCAAGTACCTGACCGCGCGGGCCGCCAAGAGCTGGAAGCCGGAGCAGAGCATCACCGTGCTCTCGACCGCGCCCGACCGGGAGCCCGCCGACCGCGGCGCGGACCCCGAGATCCAGGGCCGCGCCTATCCGATCTCCGGCCGGATGATCGCGACCGTGGACGCCCGGCACGCGTACCGGGCGAACAGCCCGGTGGAGTACGCGCAGGCCATCCACGTCGTGGAGGAGACCGCCCCCAACGGCAAGGACAAGGAGTGGCGGATCGACAGCCTGCCGCCCGGTCTCGTCCTGGGCGAGGCCGACTTCCTGCGGAACTACCGCTCGGTGAACAAGTACTACTTCGCGTCCGGCGAGGACTGGCTGGTCGCGGACCCCGTCTACATCCGGCAGCGGCAGGATCCGGTCACCCGGATGGACCCGGTGACGCAGACCGTGAAGGCGCTCCTGGAGGGGCCGACGCACTGGCTGCGGCCGGCTGTCGACTCGCCCTTCCCGTCCGGCACGGAGCTGCGGAAGGGCGTCACGACGCTGACCACGGACGACCAGTCCACGCTCAAGGTGCCGCTCAACGTGAAGGCCGACCGGTTCGGCGGCGAGGTGTGCCGGCGGCTGGCGGCGCAGCTGCTCGTGACGCTCGGGGACCTGCCCTCCGTACGGGTCGACCAGGTGGAGCTCCAGGACGTCACCGGGGGCGCCGTGTGCCGGCTCGGGAAGGGGCAGGCGGCCGACTTCGAGGTGGTCAGGGACACCGAGCAGGACGAGACGCCGTACTTCGTCGACGACGACGGGCGGATGATGGCGCTCGACCCCGGTGGCAAGGACGTGGTGCCGCCCGAGGCGGTGCCGGGGCCGCTGGGCAGGGGCGTGGTGCGGCTCGGCTCGGTCGCCGTGGCCCGGGACGGGGCGCGGGCGGCCGGAGTGTCCAAGGACGGCGCCTCGCTCCACGTCGCGTCGATCGCCGCCGACCAGGAACAGCTTCCGGCGGTGTTCAGGAGTTCGGCCGCGGCGGGCGCGGCGCACGAGGACCGGCTGTCGCAGCCCAGCTGGGACGGGCGGGGCGACCTGTGGGTCGCCGACCGGGCCAAGGGCCACCAGCGGCTGGTGGTCGTGCCCGACGGCACCGGCAAGTGGATCGAGGTCCGCACGCCGTGGCTGACGGAGGACACCCGGGTGGAGTCGCTGCGGGTGTCGGCGGACGGGGTGCGGATCGCGCTCCTCATCACCCGGGAGGGGCGGACCACCCTCCAGATCGGCCGGATCGAGCGGGAGAACGGCGCGGACGAGCAGGTCGTGTCCGTGGAGGACCTCCAGGCGGCCGCGCCGCGCATGGAGTCGGTGTCGTCCGTCTCGTGGGCCGGGCCGAGCCGGCTCGTCGTGGTGGGCCGGGAGGCCGGCGGCGTGCAGCAGATCCGCTACCTCCAGACCGACGGCTCGACCTCGGCGAGCTCGGTGCTGCCGGGGCTCAACGGGGTGCTGGGCGTGGCCGCGCCGTACAAGGAGACGGAGCCGCTGATCGCCGCCTCCGGCAACGACGGGATCGTGCGGCTGATGCCGGGGGCCAACTGGCAGCCGGTGGTGAAGTCGGGGACGGGGCCGGTCTACCCGGGGTAG
- a CDS encoding winged helix-turn-helix domain-containing protein: protein MTTVPKTAPQPAPQPVAALSATEARRIALRAQGFLGAPDRRGGVRGVLRHLGQVQLDTISVLARSHELIPYARLGAVGRTAVEEAYWSEGHAFEYWSHAACILPVEEWPLFAFRRRAYRDRPQWHHELSDGSYAKVIDQLRAEGPRTATELGGAKNKGEWWDWSDTKIAVERALMYGEVVVTERRGWKRVYDLAERAIPEQLRHDDLDDTECVRRLVRQAGEALGVGTRADIADYHRLKAEQFDAVVADSGLVPVTVEGWGKPAWADPAALATEPRGRHRTTLLSPFDSLIWERARTERIFGFTHRLEAYVPKPKRVHGYFAMPVLSGGRLVGRVDPAREGRTLVAKQVSLDGPKVVPAVAQALREASAWVGCDTVRVERLDPPELTPQLVKALDA from the coding sequence ATGACGACCGTGCCGAAGACCGCCCCGCAGCCCGCTCCCCAGCCCGTCGCCGCGCTCTCCGCCACCGAGGCCCGCCGGATCGCCCTGCGCGCCCAGGGCTTCCTCGGGGCCCCGGACCGCCGGGGCGGGGTCCGGGGCGTACTCCGTCACCTCGGCCAGGTCCAGCTGGACACCATCTCCGTGCTGGCCCGCTCGCACGAACTGATCCCGTACGCCCGGCTCGGCGCCGTCGGCCGGACCGCGGTGGAGGAGGCGTACTGGTCGGAAGGGCACGCCTTCGAGTACTGGTCGCACGCCGCCTGCATCCTGCCGGTCGAGGAGTGGCCGCTCTTCGCCTTCCGCCGCCGCGCCTACCGCGACCGCCCGCAGTGGCACCACGAGCTGTCCGACGGCTCCTACGCCAAGGTGATCGACCAGCTGCGGGCGGAGGGCCCGCGGACGGCGACGGAGCTCGGCGGCGCCAAGAACAAGGGCGAGTGGTGGGACTGGTCCGACACCAAGATCGCGGTCGAGCGGGCGCTGATGTACGGCGAGGTCGTCGTCACCGAGCGGCGCGGCTGGAAGCGGGTGTACGACCTGGCGGAGCGCGCCATCCCGGAGCAGCTGCGCCACGACGACCTGGACGACACGGAGTGCGTGCGGCGCCTGGTCCGGCAGGCGGGCGAGGCGCTGGGCGTCGGCACGCGCGCGGACATCGCCGACTACCACCGGCTGAAGGCGGAGCAGTTCGACGCGGTGGTGGCGGACTCGGGACTGGTGCCGGTGACGGTGGAGGGCTGGGGGAAGCCCGCCTGGGCGGACCCGGCGGCGCTGGCCACGGAGCCGCGCGGCCGGCACCGCACGACGCTGCTCTCCCCGTTCGACTCGCTGATCTGGGAGCGGGCGCGCACCGAGCGGATCTTCGGCTTCACGCACCGGCTGGAGGCGTACGTCCCGAAGCCGAAGCGGGTGCACGGCTACTTCGCGATGCCGGTGCTCTCCGGCGGCCGGCTGGTCGGCCGCGTGGACCCGGCGCGCGAGGGCCGCACCCTGGTCGCCAAGCAGGTCTCCCTGGACGGCCCGAAGGTGGTCCCCGCGGTCGCCCAGGCCCTCCGCGAGGCCAGCGCCTGGGTCGGCTGCGACACGGTCCGCGTCGAACGCCTGGACCCCCCGGAGCTGACCCCGCAGCTGGTCAAGGCCCTGGACGCCTAG
- the mtrB gene encoding MtrAB system histidine kinase MtrB: MSEGSAAPESRDPGGRTGRAAGPGRGGSRSGRLTRGERLLQDGTPGGRVFRIVARLVRRPLLPAVRLWRRNIQLRVVAGTLLMSLGVVLLLGLVVIGQVRNGLLDTKEKAAQIQAAGGFSAAQDRAATTPPAPGQDGVRAGSSVNWRSTLVEQLASGGQNAFNVVALSLDSSDTASRGARASGEVDPARSVPGDLRHSVAQGNTPFQKFGRIHYTSDKPSEPGLVIGKRLNDAEGKQYELYYLFPLTQEEDSLDLVKTTLATAGLFVVVLLGAIAWFVVRQVVTPVRMAAGIAERLSAGRLQERMKVTGEDDIARLGEAFNKMASNLQLKIQQLEELSRMQRRFVSDVSHELRTPLTTVRMAADVIHEARVDFDPVTARSAELLGDQLDRFESLLSDLLEISRFDAGAAALEAEPIDLRQVVRRVIGGAEPLAERKGTRIVVVGDEQPVVAEADARRVERVLRNLVVNAVEHGEGRDVVVKLAAAGGAVAVAVRDYGVGLKPGEATRVFNRFWRADPARARTTGGTGLGLSIAVEDARLHGGWLQAWGEPGGGSQFRLTLPRTADEPLRGSPIPLEPEDSRRNREQAAAGRAQENGRTASVPAQPGGERPPLPVPPRIPAPPTAVDPAALPGSGARVVARTAADTEHGHGRGTAGNAEREDGTRER; this comes from the coding sequence ATGAGCGAGGGCAGTGCTGCTCCGGAGTCCCGGGACCCCGGGGGTCGTACGGGGCGGGCTGCCGGACCGGGGCGGGGGGGCTCGCGTTCCGGCCGCCTGACGCGCGGTGAACGGCTCCTCCAGGACGGGACGCCGGGGGGCAGGGTCTTCCGGATCGTCGCCCGGCTGGTGCGTCGGCCGCTGCTTCCGGCCGTACGGCTGTGGCGGCGGAACATCCAGCTGCGGGTCGTCGCGGGCACCCTCCTGATGTCCCTCGGCGTGGTGCTGCTGCTGGGCCTGGTCGTCATCGGGCAGGTCCGCAACGGTCTGCTCGACACCAAGGAGAAGGCCGCCCAGATCCAGGCCGCCGGCGGGTTCTCCGCCGCGCAGGACCGGGCGGCGACCACGCCGCCCGCGCCCGGCCAGGACGGCGTGCGGGCCGGTTCCTCGGTGAACTGGCGCTCCACGCTCGTGGAGCAGCTGGCCAGCGGTGGCCAGAACGCGTTCAACGTGGTGGCGCTGTCGCTGGACTCCAGCGACACGGCGAGCCGCGGCGCCCGCGCCTCCGGAGAGGTCGACCCGGCGCGGTCCGTTCCCGGCGATCTGCGGCACTCGGTGGCGCAGGGCAACACGCCGTTCCAGAAGTTCGGGCGGATCCACTACACCAGCGACAAGCCGTCCGAGCCGGGGCTCGTGATCGGCAAGCGGCTCAACGACGCCGAGGGCAAGCAGTACGAGCTCTATTACCTCTTCCCGCTCACCCAGGAAGAGGACTCCCTCGACCTGGTGAAGACCACCCTGGCGACCGCCGGGCTGTTCGTGGTGGTGCTGCTCGGGGCGATCGCCTGGTTCGTGGTGCGGCAGGTCGTCACGCCGGTGCGGATGGCGGCCGGGATCGCCGAGCGGCTCTCCGCCGGGCGGCTCCAGGAGCGGATGAAGGTCACCGGCGAGGACGACATCGCGCGGCTCGGCGAGGCCTTCAACAAGATGGCGTCCAACCTCCAGCTCAAGATCCAGCAGCTGGAGGAGCTGTCGCGGATGCAGCGGCGGTTCGTCTCCGACGTCTCGCACGAGCTGCGGACGCCGCTGACGACCGTGCGGATGGCGGCCGACGTCATCCACGAGGCCCGGGTCGACTTCGACCCGGTGACCGCGCGCTCCGCGGAACTCCTCGGCGACCAGCTCGACCGCTTCGAGTCGCTGCTCTCCGATCTGCTGGAGATCAGTCGCTTCGACGCGGGTGCCGCCGCCCTGGAGGCCGAGCCGATCGATCTGCGGCAGGTGGTGCGCCGGGTCATCGGCGGGGCCGAGCCGCTGGCCGAGCGGAAGGGCACGCGGATCGTCGTCGTCGGCGACGAGCAGCCCGTGGTGGCCGAGGCGGACGCCCGCCGGGTCGAGCGGGTGCTGCGGAACCTGGTCGTCAACGCCGTGGAGCACGGCGAGGGCCGGGACGTCGTGGTGAAGCTGGCCGCGGCCGGCGGGGCCGTCGCCGTCGCCGTACGCGACTACGGCGTCGGTCTGAAGCCGGGTGAGGCCACGCGGGTCTTCAACCGGTTCTGGCGGGCCGACCCGGCACGCGCGCGTACCACCGGCGGTACGGGTCTCGGCCTGTCGATCGCCGTCGAGGACGCGCGGCTGCACGGCGGCTGGCTGCAGGCCTGGGGCGAGCCGGGTGGCGGCTCGCAGTTCCGGCTGACCCTGCCGCGGACGGCGGACGAGCCGCTGCGGGGGTCGCCGATACCGCTGGAGCCCGAAGACTCGCGGCGCAACCGGGAGCAGGCCGCCGCGGGGCGGGCGCAGGAGAACGGCCGGACCGCGTCCGTGCCGGCCCAGCCGGGCGGGGAGCGGCCTCCGCTGCCCGTGCCGCCGCGGATCCCGGCGCCGCCGACGGCGGTGGACCCGGCGGCGCTGCCCGGCAGCGGTGCGCGGGTGGTCGCCCGGACGGCGGCGGACACGGAGCACGGGCACGGCAGGGGCACGGCGGGGAACGCGGAGCGGGAGGACGGCACACGTGAGCGCTGA